In the Arachis ipaensis cultivar K30076 chromosome B04, Araip1.1, whole genome shotgun sequence genome, TATATAGTGCCTGGAAAATGAATTCTAGAAAGTAGAATAGAAAAATGGGTTGATCCAGATTTTTGTTGTGTATTGAAACATGTCGTTTAGGCAATTTATGTATCCTAttatctatctaaatgcaattcAAGTTATAATATCAGTAGGTTGTTGAAGTTATGTTGTCAACATCTAAAGAAGCATTGAATAATTGAAAAAAGTAGGCATAAGAGTTGTATACATAAACACATAACATAGATTAAAAGTTATATAAACATCTTTACTACAGTCAAATTTTCTAAAAGCTACCCAAAACGAACAAACCTCTTAAAATGTATAATATTATGAAGCTTAACATCACAAAAAGTAAGCCTTAAATACCTAACAAGTTTGCAATGGTTTATAAAATTCTAAGAGCTTCTCCAAAAAAACAAGCCTCTCAAAAAAACATTGTTGCCACAGTCAAGTTTTCTAAATGCTATTACAAGACATAGTGGAATGCTCAATATGTCATatttcttcacttctttggattgaTGGAGGGTGGATTAGGAATGAATTTGAACAGCCGTATTGTTGTTGTGCTTGCTGCTGCCAATGTCTCCTTGGTAGCTGTTGTACTTGGTCCTGGCCTGATTTAAGATGGTTATGGGCCAGGTGGAGCACCTTGTGGTTGAGGCTGTGGTGGTGCAGGCTGATTTAGAGGTGGGAGTGAATTGGGGCAAAATGAAGCAGGTGGCCTAAATATCTTCTGCTTGGGcctcatttttaaaatttttggttgAACTATTTGGTGGGTTGTAGATGGAACTTGAAGTGGAGGCCTAAATGGTGTCCCTCTAGTTACAGGACCTGGCTTGAGTTGATCTGCCACTGGAGCTGGTGTTACAGGCCTTGGTGTTGCTGCCACAGACATAGAAGGAGTTGGATTCACAACACTTGAAACCTGGTTGTCATATATAAGAAAGTATTCATGAAATTTAGGATAAATAACAGTTTAAAGGGTAAATATTttacaataataaataaaacTTATATCTGGAGCGTATTGCTAGCTATTGTTAATGTCATCCTGACTAGATGGAGCCTAGCTAAATAGAGCACTTTAGGTGTTAGGAGCATCCTGTCCAAATAAGTTGACCAATTAGAACTTTACTATATAAATTCTCAAACATTGAATTAAACAAAGACATACATCACGCAGCAAAATCAATTATCCGAATTACTATCTTAAATACAATACTTACATTATCATTTGGTGCTGACTGTGATCGTGGAAGGACAACTAGTGATTGACTTGTCCCACCTTTCATGGACTTCTTGTTTTTAGGTTTTCAGTTGGGGTCAGATGGAGCACCCTTGCATGTCTTATAATTATGTCCCTCTGCACCACATTTACTACAAGTTACTTTAAAGGATCTCTTCAACTTGTCACCTTGCTGCATCATTGGTTCAGGCAGATCCTTTTGTCTGTTGTGTATCTTTGGCCTGCCTATTGGTCTCTTTATGATGGGAGGATTTGGTCTTGAATACTCACTCCTTGTCCAAAATTCCTGACTTGGCACAGGTTGAATACAGTGTGCATATGTTTTATGGATTGACTCCATGCATGACCATGGATGCACATATTCTTCTGGATGATCATGTCTTTTCCTGATTGTTGTTACTGCATGGATACAGGACATGTCTAAAACAGAACAACATCATGTACCAGTTAAACATATATAAAGCATATAATTGAAAAAAGAATTAACAATTAATTAAAACTAACCAGTCAGCTGCCTCTAAACATATATAATGCTTATCAAACACAGGCGGGGATTGAGGAATAGGAGTGACACACAATTCTGCCCTAGACCCTGGGTTGCTTCTTAATATCTCAAACAAGTAATCTCTAACATTACTGTACTGTTCCCTCTCATTGCCCATGATTTTCTCTCTTGCCTCTCTAACTGCTCTGTAAACTATTTTTGGATGTGCAGTGAGTGAGAATTCTTCTCTGAGAAAGTCAATAGCCTCACTTATCCTCATATGAGGCTGTGTACTCATTCTTTTCTCAACCTTCAAACTAATCCAATGTTGATCAGCCGCATTACTTTCCATGTCCCTTGCATGTGTATGGTCATTTTTGTAAGTCTTCACCTGATAACATTGCAGAGATTTGTTGTATGATAAATGAACCAGCCACGGACACTCATCATCCATGCATCCCACCCTCACTCTCTCCTTATCATTCTTAATCCACCTAAACTCCTTACCCTCAGCAATGAATGAGTCTTTCACAACTTTCTTAAATCTCTCTATGGTGGCAAACCTAATCCCTAACTCAAACCTCCCATCTCCAAAAgcataatcatcatcaaactcataAAATTTATGCTTgctagattcatcatctgatgatATAGGTGTATGTAAATTCTCAGATTCATAATCATATACcgagtcatcatcatcatcttggaTCAGCAGGCTCACATAGAACCTAACATGTTGGTCCCTGTTGGGCTGCACATTAGGATCAGGCCCAACATTCTTTTTGGCCTGCTGCTCATTGGGTCCACTACTTTGTCCATTCTTCTTCCACGTCTTCCTGTTTCTTTTAGCACCTATCTTCTTTGCAGTTGGCTTCTTTGGAGACAcaacttttttcttttccttcattACTCTTTGCCTTTTGCTACCATTCTCATCACCATTGGTATCATCTTCGTCACTATTACTTTCAAACCCGGGAGGTGGAGGTTTGTAAGGCTCATCCTCCGTACTCTCGTACCCATCATCAGATGACGAACTCTGATTATCCACCAAAACCTCTTATGCGACAGGACTGTTACTTTGCTTTCCAGCATCCTCCACAATCTCAGGTTCATCAACAGGGTGGTCAAAGTATAGGTAAAACTCGTCCGTTTCTGTATTCTTCATTTTGTTCTCTCTCATTGCATTAGTCCCTGCATCCCCTGTCAAAATATGCAGCCCAGACTCAATATCAGGACTCCTTGGATCATACCAATAAACTGTCTTGTATGATTGGTACCCCAAGCCCTTAAACAATATGATCAAGTATCCGAAATTAACAAAGCCCAGGTCCATTTCTGAAAACTTCTCTACCTTCCCATTTTTATAAACCAAAGACCCATTATTTTCTCTCACAAAATTACTTCTATGGTGAAAAATAGGTACTACAAACACATCAATcatctgaaaaaaaaaacaaaaaacaaaaaacaatgatCAAGAAGTACTCTTTTTACATATTAAAAAGCAATGTCCTTCAACATACAGAAACAAAAATCACCCCAGAAGCTTTCTTTGCCCTAACAGTAAATCAATTTCAAACGAAAAATCCCAATAATTTTTTGACAATACTATCAACATGCACAATCAGTCCTTTCACAACACAGTTCATACTTGCATAAGCATTGAACCTCACAATCCACTAACTAAGTAATACAATATAATTCTTACCTTCGGTGATGAAGACAGCAACTCAAACAATAATGGAGGATTTTCCCTCTTCGACAGCCACTGCACACCGCAACCATTTCAGTCTGGGTAGTGATCTTTTTGGAAGGAGAAACAGAGTATGGTGATCGTTAGTATTCTTAGGGTTTAATGTAATTCAGAAAGGGTAGTATGGGTGTAATGGGTATTGTATACAACTTAAAAGATGTGGATCTTTGTAAGGGGCCAAAGAAGAACACATAATTTTTTAGGTACAGGGACTTATTTGTCCAATTTTTGAAAGTACCATTCCAGTCAATAGTCTACGTGCCAACCCATCATGCCACGTCATCAGAATAGGAACCACGTTAGACTTTTTCGTTGGGTCTGACGGAGGCAATTGGACGGAGGGACTCATCCGTCCAAGATTTGTGAAGGTCGgagatttaaaagtatttttaaatgCTCAGAGACGAAAACCGCGGGACAAAATATCAAGGACCTACTTATCCTTTTCTCTTAActaacttcaatttttttttgtctccATTTGATCAAATTCTCCGATGATANNNNNNNNNNNNNNNNNNNNNNNNNNNNNNNNNNNNNNNNNNNagtaaaatctaacatgaaataaaatttgtccttaaattatttttttattatcatagcaaaaaaaactattataaaaaactatttttgttaaaatcTACCTAGAACTATTTTATATTCTAGTATCATTCATTATTAGAATCAAAATAATATGACCAAATGTACATTAAAATTTACTGATATATTTTGACTATTCTTGAATTAAAGCAGCTGTATTTGTACCTAGAAACgatttcatatttttttgttagtttaaaCACCTACCAAAACTATTAAAGATGAGATGAATACACAATATCTTGTCACAACGATAGAAATagattcatattttttttattagtttaaacaCCTACCAAAACTATTAAAGATGAGATGAATACACAATATCTTGTCACAACGATGACTGAGTTATTAGTTCAAAGTAATTTATAACTTTTTTCCTATTTCAAGATAGATGATCAAAATTTTACTAAGAGAATATATGATAGAATTTATACATACCTTTTTATGCATAAACACCATTGTATATAATTATTCATGGTCCCTACAAAAAGGGatgtaagaaaaaaaaatgaagaaaaaatgcACAACATTATTTATTGATGTTATTTTATCactcaattttttaaattagaaataaaattaaGCACGTAAggaatataatttaaatattgaGAAAAATTAACATATGAAAAGATTAATTTGTacgggataaaaataataaactttataataaaaaattataaaaacttaaataaataaaaaataaaaaatagaagaaatagagTACAAATAAGTCAATAACCAATNNNNNNNNNNNNNNNNNNNNNNNNNNNNNNNNNNNNNNNNNNNNNNNNNNNNNNNNNNNNNNNNNNNNNNNNNNNNNNNNNNNNNNNNNNNNNNNNNNNNNNNNNNNNNNNNNNNNNNNNNNNNNNNNNNNNNNNNNNNNNNNNNNNNNNNNNNNNNNNNNNNNNNNNNNNNNNNNNNNNNNNNNNNNNNNNNNNNNNNNNNNNNNNNNNNNNNNNNNNNNNNNNNNNNNNNNNNNNNNNNNNNNNNNNNNNNNNNNNNNNNNNNNNNNNNNNNNNNNNNNNNNNNNNNNNNNNNNNNNNNATTTAtctttaaaatagaataattattatttaaattaaaatatttatattagcatttatcttttaaaagatttatttttaaataatattaatagttAAATTTGTCTATATTTTCTCATGATTTATAAGTAAACTTTCAaacactcttttttttcttttgttaaaatCGATTTGAATTTGTATAATTTAACATAGGATAAAATTTGTCTTCttgatgatgatgacaaaagacactattataaaaaattatttttgttgaaatcTATCTATGATAGCAcatctattttttttcaaaacgAAAATCTTTGTTatatgtcaaaaaaaaaaaaaaaaaactcataataTAATTCAAGTATTTTTTCAAATTGAAAGTTTAATTCTCATTAACAATATTGCTTAAGTAGAATAAGATTAGATGTTTTATATTGAATTCTCAATTATATTTAGTGGCATTTCGAACTTTAGTATTATCAATAAGTAAATATGCAATGTTACTTGAAGTAACATTTAGTATTTGTCATCCGATAAGCGAATTTCAATCCATATTAAACTCCAAAGATGCTAGaaaatttttattgttgtttCTATGTCTCAAAAATTTATACATCCTCTTTGAGTATTTAAACAAAGTCATTGGTAATAACTTTTagtatttcttaaaaaaaaatatttgttaaaattCTATTTCTAAGACATTTATGAGGTAAAAACATATGCATAGCAAATTATTTTTCTGGTAAAGTGGACTACAATTAAATCAAtaatttgatataattaattGATTGATATTAAAANNNNNNNNNNNNNNNNNNNNNNNNNNNNNNNNNNNNNNNNNNNNNNNNNNNNNNNNNNNNNNNNNNNNNNNNNNNNNNNNNNNNNNNNNNNNNNNNNNNNNNNNNNNNNNNNNNNNNNNNNNNNNNNNNNNNNNNNNNNNNNNNNNNNNNNNNNNNNNNNNNNNNNNNNNNNNNNNNNNNNNNNNNNNNNNNNNNNNNNNNNNNNNNNNNNNNNNNNNNNNNNNNNNNNNNNNNNNNNNTCTCAAGTGGAAACCAGTCAACTAAAAAAATGTGATTATTTATATGAAGATGaagataataataattaaaaaattgttaAATCATTTAACATGTCTTATTAAACTAGTGATTAGCCACCTCAACAGAAGATAACAGACAAGAGCGTTTTACATGTTGACCGTAATCCACTGACCACTCTCGTTACGCGTGCACCTCATTGGGcgctttaaattcaaattttcaaaatcacaaTTCATAAAACCGGAAAACTGAAAAGAGTGAGTATCCACTACGAACGCGCCCACCCTAAAAACCTAGCAGAAAAGCCATCGAACGGTCCACAATTACACGTGTCATCGCTTAAAAGGGCCCCACGCCCATAcccaataaaaaataatcaacacGCAATAATTAATCGCAATCACGATCATCCCATCCCAATCCAAGCATCATAATCACATTGAGAAGCATGCAGCAGAAACAACATCACCTCTTATTTCTTTAGAccgaaaagaagaataaaaaagtaTTCAGTTTTCTCTGCAAACTTCAGATTCCAATTCGAATTCAGAGTCGCGAATTGAGAGAACAAGAAGATGACGCGTTCCAATGAGGAAACGAAGACGTACCAGGAATGGTTCAACTTGGCTGATTCAGGTTCGTTTTTTCCTTCACTTTTGAAATCGCATGTTCGTGCTTCTTCATTTGCAGCTTCTATAGTAAAACGATTCGTTTTGATTCTTCGCAGATGGAGATGGTCGTATCAGCGGAAACGACGCTACGAAGTTCTTTACTCTCTCCAAGTTATCTCGCTCACAACTCAAGCAACTCTGGTCTCTCGCCGATACCAAACGACAAGGCTATTTGGGATTCAACGAGTTCGTTACTGCAATGCAGGTAATAATCTTTGTCGTTTGTATCTGATTCGGATAAATGAAACTGCGATTTCAGTtccatcttttatttattttttctttcaatgaACAGCTGGTTTCGCTTGCACAAGCAGGGTACGAACTGAACTCAGATATACTTAAAATTGAGAGTAAGTTCAGATCATAATGCGATTTTTTATTTTTCGTGGAAAGTGTGTGTGATCATGTCCTCTTATGTGTATTGAAATGATACTCCGAAAGAATGTGCAGTAGTGTTTATTCTAACTCCTCATGTATAATTTAGATATTTGATCTATATTTAGAGAAAATGTTGCTACTGTTTAGTATCAGTATTGATGAATCGTGAAATGAGATACTTGTGAAAAGCTCATTGTTCTACAAATTAAGAAAGTATTTGTATTCACTATTTGAATATTTAGTGGATTCAATAAACAATGCACATTCTCCTTGATCTAAGAGTAGATTTCATTAACTTCGTCACTTTTGAGAAAAAATCAATTTAGGGATGCTTTAGTTGCTATTATATGTTGGCTTCACAGACCCGAGTTTCTTgtgatactttttttttttttttcaaatgttttaatgaatttaaataatCCTTTCTCTGTTGTTTAAGTTGATAAGNNNNNNNNNNNNNNNNNNNNNNNNNNNNNNNNNNNNNNNNNNNNNNNNNNNNNNNNNNNNNNNNNNNNNNNNNNNNNNNNNNNNNNNNNNNNNNNNNNNNNNNNNNNNNNNNNNNNNNNNNNNNNNNNNNNNNNNNNNNNNNNNNNNNNNNNNNNNNNNNNNNNNNNNNNNNNNNNNNNNNNNNNNNNNNNNNNNNNNNNNNNNNNNNNNNNNNNNNNNNNNNNNNNNNNNNNNACGGTTagatatataattttattatttttgtttattcagGACTTACCTGGGTTTCATTATATGCGGCTAAATGATTTTACCGATGATTTGTAGGGCCCGCTCAGCCTCAGTCAATTCCAAAAAACCCGTGGTTTACTTCAAAATCAAAATCTCTAAAGAGAGTGAGTCTTGCCATGAATTCCATCTTGTGAAAATTTCATATTATGAATTCTATCTAGTTCAATTGGTTGTTGGCAATAGATCATGGATGGATCCAAAATCCATTATTTTAGAGATGATCAGATAATTTCTCTTCATTTGATAGTATATTTCTTCTATAATTCGGAGTTGAGAGATCCTCCAAACTATTTATTCAAGTAACGATTTCATTATAATAAAGTGATTGACACAAGCTCGTGCATTATACTTCAAGTCCAACGAGCATGCTCTGGAACACATTCACAATGATTGTATATAGTGAATCCATGTTTGTTGTTTTTCTTGCATGAAGATGAAAAACTGATGCCGGGTTTTGATATTGATAAAGTAGCAGTGGAGCTCTGCTTCCATGGTTTTGCTCAATTTTATTTGTTGCAAAGTGTACAGTAGTCATAATAGCTTCTCTTTTTTGTAGTTACCTCTCAATTCTGTTACATCAATAGTTGATGGCTTGAAGAAATTGTACGTTGAGAGATTAAAGCCATTAGAAGTCACTTATCGGTATAACGATTTTGCATCTCCATTGTTGGTAAGTTGCATCTGTGCACCTTCTACGTAAATTTGATGCTAAAATTTGTCCACACATGTATTAGCATTGTAATTGTAACTACCCTGCTTATCATTTGTTGCTATTGTGAATATATGTGTTGATAATAAAATCAAGATTATACGTGTATACAGACCAACAGTGATTTTGATGCTAAACCCATGGTCATGCTTCTCGGTCAATATTCTACAGGAAAAACAACATTTATAAAGCATTTGTTAAGATGTGATTATCCAGGTCAGTTTAGTTCTACATGATGTAATGCCTACATTGTCAAAATTCCTTCATTCATAGAATTGATAGAGGAAAATATATTACTGTACTAGTGTTTATACTATGTTAAAATATCTTTCTTTGTTCAGGAGCACATGTTGGACCTGAGCCCACAACTGATAGATTCGTTGTTGTCATGGTATAAAAAGTTTATTTTTGCTCTTGTATCTTCTTTAGAAGTTGTTATGAAGTCtgactagaaaaaaaaaaaaaggcagttTTCTTTTATCATGACACAACAATTCAACAAAGTTTTTTATTACTTGTAAATTGTCAACATAGCCATTTCCTTTTATCCAAGCTTGGGATTGGATATGTTAAACTTTGTGCATAACATAGGCTGAATTTATATAAGTTTTCTTGTGTTAATggagtttgctttcttatttatATAGTCGGGACCTGATGAGAGGAGTATTCCTGGAAATACCATTGCTGTTGATGCTGATATGCCTTTTGGTGGCCTAACAACATTTGGAGGATCATTTTTATCGAAGTTTCAATGTTCTCAAATGCCGCATCCTGTACGTTCTATTTACATTTTAAGTTTTTATGGTTGTgtcattcactatctgagatttTACTTGAACCACTTTTCTATTTTAGCTATTGGATGAAGTAACATTTGTGGATACTCCTGGTGTCCTATCTGGAGAGAAACAAAGGACTCAAAGAAGCTATGATTTCACCGGTGTTGTTTCTTGGTTTGCTGAAAAATGTGATCTCATTCTTCTCCTATTTGATCCTCATAAACTTGATATTAGTGACGAGTTCAAACGTGTGATTTCATCTCTACGTGGTAATGAAGACAAGATCCGTGTGGTTTTAAATAAGGCAGATCAAGTTGATACTCAACAAGTAAGATACTATGAACGAGATTTCTTTTGGTATGTTGTGAATGCTATCttcaatctttttatttttctctactTGCCTGAATTTATTTTAAAGCTGATGAGAGTTTATGGAGCGTTGATGTGGTCATTGGGGAAAGTGCTAAACACTCCTGAAGTTTCACGTGTATATATTGGGTAGGTTTCGTCTCCTCAAAATTTGCCTAATTATCTTCTTAATCTTCAATTAATTTGACGAAGTTTGTTTATCCAGTTAGTTTGATATTCTTCAGTTCAGTTAATGCTACGTTAATGTTCTCTACAGCTCGTTCAATGATAAGCCTATCGATGAAAGCTTTGCTGGTCCTTTAGGGAGGGATCTCTTTGAGAAAGAACAAAATGATTTGCTTGCAGATTTGGTAGATATTCCAAAGAAGGCTTGCGATCGCAAGGTATAG is a window encoding:
- the LOC107638669 gene encoding EH domain-containing protein 2 (The sequence of the model RefSeq protein was modified relative to this genomic sequence to represent the inferred CDS: added 99 bases not found in genome assembly) translates to MTRSNEETKTYQEWFNLADSDGDGRISGNDATKFFTLSKLSRSQLKQLWSLADTKRQGYLGFNEFVTAMQLVSLAQAGYELNSDILKIEIDKENVKPPVMEGLEDLVAKTKRLIINSPPEINGPAQPQSIPKNPWFTSKSKSLKRLPLNSVTSIVDGLKKLYVERLKPLEVTYRYNDFASPLLTNSDFDAKPMVMLLGQYSTGKTTFIKHLLRCDYPGAHVGPEPTTDRFVVVMSGPDERSIPGNTIAVDADMPFGGLTTFGGSFLSKFQCSQMPHPLLDEVTFVDTPGVLSGEKQRTQRSYDFTGVVSWFAEKCDLILLLFDPHKLDISDEFKRVISSLRGNEDKIRVVLNKADQVDTQQLMRVYGALMWSLGKVLNTPEVSRVYIGSFNDKPIDESFAGPLGRDLFEKEQNDLLADLVDIPKKACDRKINEFVKRARSAKIHAYIISHLKKEMPAIMGKAKAQQRLIDKLDEEFAKVQREYHLPSGDFPNADHFREVLSSYNIDKFEKLKSRMIQAVDDMLGYEIPELLKKFRNPYD